From Alkaliphilus flagellatus, the proteins below share one genomic window:
- a CDS encoding aminotransferase class V-fold PLP-dependent enzyme — MIYLDNAATSYPKPEEVYEAVLHHMKHVGANPGRSGHQLALEAGRGIFGTRELIASLFNIDNPMQIIFTSNATEALNLAMKGVLKKGDHVITSSMEHNSVLRPIKALEDIGVENTIIKCDSDGSLSPEDIKYAIKNNTKMVVLTNASNVTGTIMPIKEVGKITKEAGILFLVDGAQTAGIYDIDVKQMNIDLLALPGHKGLMGPQGTGILYIREGIDVMHFKEGGTGSKSEELTQPDMLPDRYESGTSNAPGIVGLGAGIEFILKEGLDKIRNHEKQLTHYFIEELKKIEMVKIYGPKDAEKQGAVISINIGDEDSSEIAFILDKVFNIAVRSGLHCAPMAHRTIGSFEQGTVRFSIGYFNTKEDIDKAIEAIKNICEQI; from the coding sequence GTGATTTATTTAGATAATGCTGCTACCTCTTACCCAAAGCCAGAAGAAGTATATGAGGCGGTTTTACATCATATGAAGCATGTCGGAGCTAATCCAGGAAGATCAGGACACCAGTTAGCATTAGAGGCAGGTAGAGGAATTTTTGGTACTAGAGAATTAATAGCAAGTTTATTTAATATAGATAATCCCATGCAAATTATTTTCACATCTAATGCAACTGAAGCTTTAAATTTAGCTATGAAAGGAGTTCTAAAAAAAGGAGATCATGTAATTACATCAAGTATGGAGCATAACTCTGTATTAAGACCCATTAAAGCATTAGAAGACATAGGTGTAGAAAATACTATTATAAAGTGTGATTCTGATGGAAGCTTATCTCCAGAAGATATAAAATATGCTATTAAGAATAATACTAAAATGGTGGTATTAACCAATGCATCTAACGTAACAGGAACAATAATGCCTATAAAGGAAGTAGGAAAGATAACAAAGGAAGCAGGCATTTTATTCTTAGTAGATGGTGCCCAGACTGCAGGAATATATGATATAGATGTTAAACAAATGAATATTGATCTACTAGCCCTTCCGGGACACAAGGGACTCATGGGACCGCAGGGAACAGGGATTTTATATATAAGGGAAGGCATAGATGTAATGCATTTTAAAGAAGGTGGAACTGGAAGTAAGTCAGAAGAGCTTACTCAACCAGATATGCTGCCGGACCGCTATGAGAGTGGAACATCAAATGCTCCAGGTATTGTAGGATTAGGAGCAGGAATAGAATTTATATTAAAAGAAGGTCTAGATAAAATAAGAAATCACGAAAAACAGTTAACCCATTATTTTATTGAAGAATTGAAGAAAATTGAAATGGTAAAAATTTATGGACCAAAGGATGCAGAAAAGCAAGGGGCTGTTATATCCATTAATATTGGCGATGAGGATTCATCCGAAATAGCTTTTATATTAGATAAGGTATTTAATATTGCTGTTAGATCGGGATTACACTGTGCACCAATGGCCCATAGAACAATAGGATCATTTGAGCAAGGAACTGTTAGATTTAGTATAGGTTACTTTAATACTAAGGAAGATATCGACAAGGCTATAGAAGCTATTAAAAATATATGTGAGCAAATATAG
- the mnmG gene encoding tRNA uridine-5-carboxymethylaminomethyl(34) synthesis enzyme MnmG, which produces MIKYNAGNYDVVVVGAGHAGCEAALAAARMGHSTIMLTMSLDAIAMLPCNPSIGGTGKGHLVREVDALGGEMGLNIDKTFIQSRMLNTGKGPAVHSLRIQADKTRYHIEMKKTLENEPNLDIIQGEVIDVIVEDNTVKGVVTKTGSVYYAKAVILATGVYLKGRVYIGEVNYESGPNGLFPAMYLSERLKELGCNMRRFKTGTPARIHRDTIDFSKMDIQKWDEEVIPFSFMNEEIHKDQQACWLTRTTEETHKIIMDNLNRSAMYRGDIESTGPRYCPSIEDKVVRFNDKPSHQIFIEPEGLETKEMYVQGLSTSLPEEVQLKVLRSVIGLENAKVMRPAYAIEYDCIDPTQLKPSLELKNINNLFSAGQFNGSSGYEEAAAQGIMAGINAVLKIRGEEPFILQRSEGYIGVLIDDLVTKGTNEPYRMMTSRAEYRLVLRQDNADLRLTQKGYKLGLVKEDRYQRYLLKKQHIEDEMNRLKTTNVSPNVANPILEKAESTPIKAGVSLYDLLKRPELTYENIKEIDKDRPADLLKDAQIQCEIIIKYEGYIDKQLRQIDQFKKLENKKLRDDIDYNKIEGLRIEARQKLNDIRPVSVGQASRISGVSPADISVLLVYLEQRRRKKGDGTE; this is translated from the coding sequence ATGATAAAATACAACGCAGGAAATTATGATGTTGTAGTAGTAGGAGCTGGACATGCAGGCTGTGAGGCAGCTTTAGCTGCTGCTAGAATGGGCCACAGTACAATAATGTTAACTATGTCATTGGATGCTATAGCAATGTTACCTTGCAATCCATCTATAGGTGGAACTGGAAAGGGACATTTGGTACGAGAAGTAGATGCATTAGGTGGCGAAATGGGATTAAATATAGATAAGACATTTATTCAAAGTAGAATGTTAAACACTGGTAAGGGACCAGCGGTACACTCATTAAGGATTCAAGCAGATAAAACAAGATACCATATAGAGATGAAAAAAACATTAGAGAATGAACCTAACCTAGATATAATTCAAGGGGAAGTAATAGATGTAATAGTGGAAGATAATACTGTTAAGGGTGTTGTTACAAAAACAGGATCTGTATATTACGCAAAGGCAGTTATATTAGCTACTGGTGTGTACTTAAAGGGAAGAGTATATATAGGAGAGGTTAACTATGAATCAGGTCCTAATGGCTTATTTCCAGCTATGTATTTATCTGAGAGATTAAAAGAATTAGGTTGTAATATGAGAAGGTTTAAAACAGGTACTCCAGCTAGAATACATAGAGATACTATTGATTTTTCCAAAATGGATATTCAAAAATGGGATGAGGAAGTAATACCATTTTCCTTTATGAATGAGGAAATACATAAAGATCAGCAAGCTTGCTGGTTAACAAGAACAACAGAGGAGACTCATAAAATAATTATGGACAACTTAAATAGATCAGCAATGTATAGGGGAGATATAGAAAGCACAGGCCCTAGATATTGCCCATCCATAGAAGATAAAGTTGTTCGTTTTAACGACAAGCCTTCCCATCAAATTTTTATTGAACCAGAAGGATTAGAGACGAAAGAAATGTATGTTCAAGGTTTATCTACTAGCTTACCTGAGGAAGTTCAATTAAAAGTGCTTAGAAGTGTTATTGGACTTGAGAATGCAAAGGTTATGAGACCTGCTTATGCAATAGAATATGATTGTATAGACCCTACTCAACTAAAACCATCTTTAGAATTAAAAAACATTAATAACTTATTTAGTGCAGGTCAATTTAATGGGTCTTCAGGATATGAAGAGGCTGCAGCACAAGGTATTATGGCAGGAATTAATGCTGTTCTAAAAATAAGGGGAGAAGAGCCCTTTATACTTCAACGTTCGGAAGGATACATAGGTGTATTAATAGATGATCTAGTAACTAAGGGAACTAATGAACCTTATAGAATGATGACCTCCAGAGCAGAGTATCGTTTAGTTCTAAGACAGGATAATGCAGATCTTAGATTAACACAAAAAGGTTATAAACTTGGTTTAGTTAAAGAAGATAGATACCAAAGATATCTTTTAAAGAAGCAACATATTGAAGATGAAATGAATAGATTAAAAACTACTAATGTATCTCCAAATGTCGCTAACCCTATATTAGAAAAGGCAGAAAGTACACCTATAAAGGCGGGAGTTTCATTATATGATTTATTGAAACGTCCTGAGCTTACTTATGAAAATATTAAAGAAATAGATAAAGATAGACCGGCAGATTTATTAAAAGATGCTCAAATTCAATGTGAAATAATAATTAAATATGAAGGATATATAGATAAACAACTTAGACAAATTGATCAATTTAAAAAGTTAGAAAACAAAAAACTTAGAGATGATATTGATTATAACAAAATTGAAGGATTACGAATAGAAGCCAGACAAAAATTAAATGATATTAGACCTGTATCAGTAGGACAGGCATCCAGAATTTCAGGAGTATCGCCAGCAGATATTTCCGTACTGCTAGTATATTTAGAGCAAAGAAGACGTAAAAAGGGAGATGGGACAGAATAA
- the vanW gene encoding glycopeptide resistance accessory protein VanW codes for MKKKRITERFPFLLPIRKFQRKVFFYTQMKMDSNKYSRKISKDALEYKVFSTKSKLINTESGYDIKYQINKVDNLKLVAKTINKIIIRPNETFSFWILAKDAKKYGKYKKALAMVNNQITPVEGGGLCQISNLLFWIFLHAPLTIVERHPHSAETMPQPKGDIPEGVDATIAEGWLDLKVKNETQETFQLAIEFDDEFIHGTILSDTFQDVLYTVESENLKYTKEDKKIYRYNEIYKIGQDFFRKNIVSRELVLENKYEIRYDIESEIGVIK; via the coding sequence ATGAAAAAGAAAAGAATAACGGAAAGATTTCCATTCCTTTTACCAATAAGAAAATTTCAACGAAAGGTATTCTTTTATACCCAAATGAAGATGGATTCGAATAAGTACTCGCGAAAAATCTCCAAGGATGCATTAGAGTATAAAGTTTTTTCAACTAAATCAAAATTGATTAACACTGAAAGTGGCTATGACATAAAGTATCAAATAAACAAAGTTGATAATCTTAAGTTAGTTGCCAAAACAATAAATAAAATAATTATAAGGCCGAATGAAACCTTTTCTTTTTGGATATTGGCAAAGGATGCAAAAAAATATGGAAAATACAAAAAAGCATTAGCTATGGTTAATAATCAAATTACTCCTGTAGAAGGAGGAGGTCTTTGTCAAATAAGTAATTTGCTATTTTGGATATTTCTCCATGCACCACTTACTATAGTAGAGCGACATCCTCATTCAGCAGAAACTATGCCTCAACCAAAGGGTGATATACCTGAAGGAGTTGATGCAACAATTGCTGAGGGCTGGTTAGATTTAAAGGTAAAAAATGAAACACAAGAAACTTTTCAACTTGCAATAGAATTTGATGATGAATTTATACACGGAACAATTTTAAGCGATACATTTCAAGACGTTCTATATACTGTTGAAAGTGAAAATCTAAAATATACAAAGGAAGATAAAAAGATATATAGATATAACGAAATATATAAGATAGGCCAAGACTTCTTTAGGAAAAATATAGTTTCTAGAGAACTAGTATTAGAAAATAAATATGAAATTAGATACGATATAGAATCTGAAATTGGAGTTATTAAATAG
- a CDS encoding ParB/RepB/Spo0J family partition protein — translation MIKTKKRGLGKGLEALIPDMISLNIVEEKINDEKIQILSIDKIYPNPNQPRKNFDEGGIEELANSIKAHGIIQPIIVTEDAKGYMIIAGERRWRAAKSIELKEVPCIVKHYNEKQLLEVSLIENLQRQDLNVIEEAKAYQYLISQYKITQEQLSEALGKSRSYLANIMRLLRLDKRVIDFIIEGKISGGHGRTILSIESNDNQYELAKKIISEGLSVRQVEELVKELNNTSKKDNKINKNKTKDVFLAEIEENLKSLFGTKVNIIKGAKKGKIEIEYYNEDDLERIISLLK, via the coding sequence ATGATAAAGACTAAAAAGCGAGGATTAGGTAAAGGATTAGAGGCACTTATTCCTGATATGATCAGCTTAAACATAGTAGAAGAAAAGATTAATGATGAAAAAATTCAAATACTTTCTATAGATAAGATATATCCTAATCCTAATCAACCGAGAAAAAATTTTGATGAAGGCGGTATAGAGGAGTTAGCTAACTCTATTAAAGCTCATGGAATAATACAGCCCATAATTGTAACAGAAGATGCAAAGGGATATATGATTATTGCAGGAGAAAGAAGATGGAGGGCTGCAAAAAGTATAGAATTAAAAGAAGTACCTTGTATAGTTAAACATTATAATGAAAAACAACTTTTAGAAGTTTCATTAATTGAAAACCTACAAAGGCAAGACTTGAACGTTATTGAAGAAGCAAAAGCTTATCAATATTTGATAAGCCAGTATAAAATTACACAAGAACAATTGTCAGAAGCCCTAGGAAAGAGTAGATCTTATTTAGCTAATATAATGAGATTACTTCGTTTAGATAAAAGGGTAATTGATTTTATTATAGAAGGAAAAATTAGCGGTGGACATGGTAGAACTATACTTAGTATAGAATCCAATGACAATCAATATGAGTTGGCAAAAAAGATAATTAGTGAAGGTTTAAGTGTAAGGCAAGTAGAAGAATTAGTGAAGGAATTAAATAATACTAGTAAAAAAGATAACAAAATAAATAAAAACAAAACTAAAGATGTATTTTTAGCTGAAATAGAAGAAAATTTAAAATCACTATTTGGAACAAAAGTAAATATTATTAAGGGTGCCAAAAAAGGCAAAATTGAAATAGAATATTATAATGAAGATGATCTAGAAAGAATAATAAGTCTATTAAAGTAA
- a CDS encoding diacylglycerol/lipid kinase family protein yields MSYLFIVNPVAGKGNGSKIIPIIKEVMDTYKCTYEIKITEKIGDAKLFAEEAKTKNFSIIVSVGGDGTLHEVVNGMVGGLQKLGVIPAGTGNDFARTLNISFNLREALEILAKKKSIPVDIGRLNGKHFVNFCSIGLDALIAQEANKIKKYFSSTYSYVIGVIKALGKFKSLKVDLIIDGIKYNEEIMLIAVCNGAYYGGGMKIAPNAEVFDGQFDICVVRKMSKLKLLFLFPTIFKGEHVKYKEVKMYRGKDVQIFSAENMNVNADGEIIDNRPIKFEAVNKKIEVIVP; encoded by the coding sequence TTGTCTTATTTATTTATAGTTAATCCAGTAGCCGGAAAAGGTAACGGTAGTAAAATCATCCCAATAATAAAAGAAGTAATGGATACTTATAAATGTACTTATGAGATTAAAATAACAGAAAAAATAGGAGATGCGAAGTTATTTGCAGAGGAAGCTAAAACTAAAAATTTTTCTATTATTGTTTCTGTAGGTGGTGATGGAACCCTCCATGAAGTGGTTAATGGAATGGTTGGAGGGCTACAAAAATTAGGGGTTATCCCTGCTGGTACAGGAAATGACTTTGCTAGAACACTTAATATTTCGTTTAATTTAAGGGAAGCACTGGAGATTTTAGCAAAGAAAAAATCTATTCCAGTAGATATAGGCAGGTTAAACGGAAAACACTTTGTTAATTTTTGTAGTATAGGTTTAGATGCATTAATTGCTCAAGAGGCAAATAAAATAAAAAAATATTTTTCAAGCACTTATTCTTATGTTATTGGTGTTATAAAGGCCTTAGGTAAATTTAAAAGTTTAAAGGTTGATTTAATAATAGATGGTATAAAATATAATGAAGAAATTATGTTAATTGCAGTGTGTAATGGAGCATATTATGGTGGTGGTATGAAAATAGCGCCCAATGCTGAAGTCTTTGATGGACAATTTGATATCTGTGTAGTAAGAAAAATGTCCAAACTAAAATTATTGTTTCTTTTTCCTACTATATTTAAAGGAGAACATGTTAAGTATAAAGAAGTAAAAATGTATAGAGGAAAAGATGTACAAATATTTTCAGCAGAAAATATGAATGTTAATGCAGATGGGGAAATAATAGATAATAGACCAATTAAGTTTGAAGCTGTGAATAAGAAGATAGAAGTAATTGTACCTTAG
- a CDS encoding ParA family protein, which produces MGKVIAVFNQKGGVGKTTTNVNLSACIAENGKKVCVIDIDPQGNTTSGLGVDKNILEYTIYDIIIEEANIKEAIVATEYENLHLIPSSVQLAGAEIELTGMKNREIKLKQAIDEIKNDYDYIFIDCPPSLGLLTINSLAAVDSVLIPIQCEYYALEGVSQLMNTIQLVKKNLNPNLEVQGVVLSMFDGRTNLSIQVVDEVKNYFKGKVYTTIIPRNVRLAEAPSFGQPIIYYDKKSKGAEAYAELAEEFLYLEEDVI; this is translated from the coding sequence ATGGGAAAGGTAATTGCAGTTTTTAATCAAAAAGGTGGAGTTGGTAAAACAACTACAAATGTAAATTTAAGTGCATGTATTGCTGAAAACGGCAAAAAGGTCTGTGTTATTGATATTGATCCACAGGGTAATACTACCAGTGGCTTAGGAGTAGATAAAAATATATTGGAATATACCATTTACGATATTATAATCGAAGAAGCTAATATTAAAGAGGCTATTGTAGCTACAGAATATGAAAATCTACATTTAATACCTTCTAGTGTACAGTTAGCTGGAGCAGAAATAGAGCTTACTGGAATGAAAAATAGAGAAATTAAATTAAAACAAGCTATTGATGAAATAAAAAATGATTATGATTACATTTTTATAGATTGCCCTCCTTCTTTAGGCTTATTAACAATAAATTCTTTAGCAGCTGTAGACAGTGTTTTAATTCCTATCCAATGTGAATATTATGCATTGGAGGGAGTTAGTCAATTGATGAATACTATACAACTAGTAAAGAAAAATTTAAATCCTAATTTAGAAGTTCAAGGGGTTGTTCTTAGTATGTTCGATGGAAGGACAAATCTATCTATCCAAGTAGTAGATGAAGTAAAAAACTATTTTAAAGGTAAGGTATATACTACAATTATACCAAGAAATGTTAGATTAGCAGAGGCTCCAAGTTTTGGACAGCCTATTATTTATTATGATAAAAAATCAAAAGGTGCAGAAGCATATGCAGAGCTAGCAGAAGAATTTTTATATTTGGAAGAGGATGTGATATAG
- a CDS encoding YkuS family protein — MKRVAVQQGLDEIRLGLEREGYEVVDYRDEGHIDAIVYTDIYSGLDSVNNSVDGNIYGAILINANNKTIDEIEHIIETRRYERLFTK, encoded by the coding sequence TTGAAAAGAGTAGCTGTGCAGCAAGGTTTAGATGAAATAAGACTAGGGTTAGAAAGAGAAGGTTATGAAGTAGTTGATTATAGGGACGAAGGTCATATTGACGCCATAGTGTATACAGATATTTATAGTGGACTAGATAGTGTTAACAATTCAGTAGATGGGAATATTTATGGGGCAATACTAATAAATGCAAACAATAAAACAATTGATGAAATAGAGCATATTATAGAAACCAGAAGATATGAGAGATTATTTACTAAGTAA
- a CDS encoding TMEM165/GDT1 family protein has translation MFNIIITTFWIVFIAELGDKTQLQTMLLATQSKSLWPVFLGSSLALVLSSFLGVCASTILTKYISPHYLQTGAGVVFIVIGVLTLLGRM, from the coding sequence ATGTTTAATATTATAATAACCACGTTTTGGATCGTATTTATAGCTGAATTAGGTGATAAAACTCAATTACAGACCATGCTTTTAGCTACTCAATCTAAGTCACTTTGGCCTGTTTTTTTAGGTTCTTCCTTAGCATTAGTTCTAAGTTCTTTTCTTGGTGTTTGTGCTTCTACTATTTTAACTAAATATATTTCTCCTCATTATTTACAAACAGGTGCTGGAGTAGTTTTTATTGTTATAGGAGTATTAACTCTTTTAGGCCGCATGTAG
- the rsmG gene encoding 16S rRNA (guanine(527)-N(7))-methyltransferase RsmG, with protein MELKDILKDGSKELNVEITGYQVDQLIKYKDILLEWNQKMNLTAIEEEKEVMIKHFLDSLSCIQTKYLKTEGRMIDVGTGAGFPGVPLKIALPNIELTLLDSLKKRIGFLEEVCRETNLINVEFLHGRAEDFGQNKAHREKYDYAVSRAVAALNILVEYCLPFVKVGGYFICQKGPGLIEELPEAKNAIKILGGEVVDQIVIDLPFSDITHHILVIKKIKQTPIKYPRKAGKPSKEPIK; from the coding sequence ATGGAGTTAAAGGATATTTTAAAGGATGGTTCAAAAGAGCTGAATGTAGAGATTACAGGCTATCAAGTAGATCAATTAATCAAATATAAAGATATTTTATTAGAATGGAATCAAAAAATGAATTTGACTGCCATTGAGGAAGAAAAAGAAGTTATGATAAAGCATTTTTTAGATTCTTTATCTTGCATACAAACTAAATATTTAAAAACTGAAGGACGAATGATTGATGTTGGAACAGGTGCAGGGTTTCCGGGAGTACCCTTAAAGATAGCTTTACCTAATATAGAATTAACGTTATTAGACTCCTTAAAAAAGAGAATTGGTTTCTTAGAAGAGGTATGTAGAGAAACTAACTTAATTAATGTGGAATTTTTGCATGGTAGAGCAGAAGACTTTGGACAAAACAAAGCCCACAGAGAAAAATATGATTATGCTGTATCTAGAGCTGTAGCGGCATTAAATATTTTAGTAGAATATTGCCTTCCATTTGTTAAGGTAGGAGGATATTTTATTTGTCAAAAAGGACCGGGACTGATAGAAGAATTACCAGAAGCAAAAAATGCTATAAAAATATTAGGCGGAGAAGTTGTTGATCAAATAGTTATCGATTTACCATTTAGCGATATTACACACCATATATTAGTTATAAAAAAAATAAAACAAACTCCGATAAAATACCCTAGAAAAGCAGGAAAACCGAGCAAAGAACCAATAAAGTAG
- the noc gene encoding nucleoid occlusion protein gives MNSLDKRIEEVLVDKVIPNPYQPRRTFSQVGLEELSASIKAYGILQPISVRKIGEDKYELIAGERRLRAARLAELKTIPAIINNNYTDTDSAVLAIIENLQREDLNFIEEAEGYANLIEDHGFTQQELAERVGKNQSTIANKLRILRLGQNIKKRLLERGLTERHARALLKLPDDDLRENALDKVIKDDLNVKKTEQLIKTMLESIGKEKEVKPNQKIRSFMNYRIYLNTLKQAYDVIKEKQENAEFQQVDKGEYIEVTVKIPKG, from the coding sequence ATGAATAGTTTGGATAAGAGAATAGAGGAAGTTTTAGTAGATAAGGTTATCCCAAACCCTTACCAACCAAGAAGAACATTTTCTCAAGTAGGGCTAGAGGAACTAAGCGCTTCTATTAAAGCCTACGGTATTTTACAGCCTATAAGTGTTAGGAAAATAGGCGAGGATAAGTATGAGCTAATAGCAGGGGAAAGAAGATTAAGAGCTGCACGACTAGCTGAATTAAAGACAATACCAGCTATAATCAATAATAATTATACCGACACGGATTCTGCAGTTCTAGCTATTATTGAAAATTTGCAAAGAGAAGATTTAAACTTTATAGAAGAGGCTGAGGGTTATGCAAATTTAATTGAAGATCACGGATTTACACAACAGGAATTAGCTGAAAGGGTAGGAAAAAATCAATCTACTATTGCTAATAAGTTAAGAATCCTTAGATTAGGTCAAAATATAAAAAAACGACTATTAGAGAGAGGCTTAACTGAAAGACATGCTAGGGCTTTATTAAAACTTCCTGATGATGACCTTAGAGAAAATGCTTTAGACAAAGTTATTAAAGATGATTTGAATGTTAAAAAAACGGAGCAGCTAATAAAAACTATGTTAGAGTCTATTGGTAAGGAAAAAGAGGTAAAGCCAAATCAGAAAATAAGAAGCTTTATGAATTATAGAATATATCTTAATACATTAAAACAAGCTTATGATGTTATTAAAGAAAAACAAGAAAATGCAGAATTTCAGCAAGTAGATAAAGGTGAATATATAGAAGTAACAGTAAAAATCCCAAAGGGCTAG
- a CDS encoding DUF4446 family protein, with protein sequence MEWVLDFFEQYSGPLLIGSLALNLLTIIFLIINMGMISNLKERYRKLVRGTDGKQIEGILFEHMDKVDEVYQRLNQMESQIDVFNNRLSFCVQRMGIIRYNAFDDTGSDLSYSIALLDENNDGIILTGIYGRIETVSYAKPVKNGVSNYSLSVEELQALERAKANALDRVDLKSNRSTRQVG encoded by the coding sequence ATGGAATGGGTATTAGACTTCTTTGAACAGTACAGCGGTCCATTACTAATAGGAAGCTTAGCGCTTAACTTATTGACTATTATATTTTTAATTATAAACATGGGAATGATATCGAATTTAAAAGAGAGATATAGAAAACTCGTAAGAGGAACGGATGGAAAGCAGATAGAGGGTATTTTGTTTGAACATATGGATAAGGTTGATGAAGTTTATCAACGTTTAAATCAGATGGAAAGTCAGATAGATGTATTTAATAATAGATTAAGCTTTTGTGTACAAAGAATGGGTATTATTAGATATAATGCATTTGACGATACAGGAAGTGATTTAAGTTATTCAATCGCCTTGCTAGATGAAAATAATGATGGAATTATTCTAACTGGTATTTATGGAAGAATAGAGACGGTTTCCTATGCTAAGCCTGTAAAGAATGGGGTATCTAACTATAGTCTTTCTGTCGAAGAACTACAAGCTTTAGAGAGAGCAAAGGCTAATGCTTTAGATAGAGTAGATTTGAAGAGTAATAGAAGTACTCGCCAAGTAGGGTAG
- the vanG gene encoding D-alanine--D-serine ligase VanG yields MEKKVVAVIFGGESSEYEVSLKSACSVIENLDTEKYSVIKIGITRDGKWLRYNGKLDKIKNNTWFLDNSCTKVMISPSKGDREIIEIKNNVLIHTKIDIVFPILHGKNGEDGTLQGLLEISGIRYVGCNVAASSICMDKDYAHKIVSYAGFDVPNSLAIDHQTDEKEINDFAENVGYPIYVKPAKEGSSIGITKSKNKYELFQGIDEALKFDDKVVLEENINGFEVGCAILGKDDLIVGTVDEIEVPSGFFDFKEKYTLEHSKIHLPARIDNKLSEKIKETAKGIYRALGCSGLSRVDMFVDEKNRIVFNEVNTLPGFTTGSRFPNMLLHSGIEYKEILDKLIELGIQE; encoded by the coding sequence ATGGAAAAGAAAGTTGTAGCAGTAATTTTTGGCGGAGAATCATCTGAATATGAAGTATCATTAAAATCTGCGTGTTCAGTAATAGAGAATTTAGATACAGAAAAATACAGCGTTATAAAAATAGGTATTACACGTGATGGAAAATGGCTTAGATATAATGGTAAATTGGACAAGATAAAAAATAACACATGGTTTTTAGATAATAGTTGTACAAAGGTTATGATTTCGCCAAGTAAGGGTGATCGAGAAATAATTGAGATAAAGAATAATGTTTTAATACACACAAAAATAGATATAGTATTTCCAATTCTTCATGGTAAGAATGGAGAAGATGGAACGCTTCAAGGACTACTTGAGATATCAGGAATCCGTTATGTTGGTTGTAATGTAGCTGCAAGTTCTATTTGTATGGATAAGGATTATGCACATAAAATAGTTAGCTATGCAGGTTTTGATGTTCCAAATAGTTTAGCTATTGATCATCAAACAGATGAAAAAGAAATAAATGATTTTGCAGAAAATGTTGGTTATCCTATTTATGTAAAGCCTGCTAAAGAAGGTTCTTCTATAGGTATAACAAAGTCAAAAAATAAATATGAATTATTTCAAGGAATAGATGAAGCATTAAAATTTGATGATAAGGTTGTGTTAGAAGAGAACATTAATGGGTTTGAGGTTGGATGTGCTATTTTAGGTAAGGATGATCTAATAGTTGGAACAGTAGATGAAATTGAGGTGCCTAGTGGATTTTTCGATTTTAAAGAAAAATATACATTAGAACATTCAAAAATTCACTTACCTGCAAGAATTGATAACAAACTTAGTGAAAAAATTAAGGAAACAGCAAAAGGTATATATAGAGCTTTAGGATGCAGTGGCTTATCAAGAGTAGATATGTTTGTAGATGAAAAAAATAGAATAGTATTCAATGAAGTGAATACTCTGCCAGGTTTTACTACAGGAAGTCGATTCCCTAACATGTTACTTCATTCAGGAATAGAGTATAAAGAGATATTGGACAAGTTAATTGAATTAGGAATACAGGAGTAA